In Besnoitia besnoiti strain Bb-Ger1 chromosome I, whole genome shotgun sequence, the genomic window CCCACGTTTAACAGATAATATACGCCGTGGAGATACAGAAGAAATAAAACTAGTCGTCCGCTGGCActgcggcgacgctcgcCTCCGAACGCCAAAGGTGTTGAGAGGAAGCGGATCCATCCCATACACTCCCTCAGTACCGTCCGTCCTGCTTCTTTACCTGCTGGGCTTGCACTCCGAGGAGGCCGGCTGAAGGCTGGGAACTGCTGACAAGGCCTGCACTGCTTTCTTCCTTGAGGGGCCGGTTGCGGTCTTTCCATATTTCTTCGAGAGTTTGACCGCGTAACCAAAGAGCCCCCATCGATACGCTATCTTCCATAATTCCTCAACAGTTGCGTGGGCCAGTCGTTTGAAGTCTATGCCCATGCCTTCAAGGCTGAAGCGACAGAACTCGCGATCCTGGAGTACGCAGCAATGCAGCACACGAAAATGACTCAACTGTGATCCGAAGGCATCGGTCGATCGGTCGCTCACGAAAAAAAATTATACAGGTTTTTAGTACAGTCATGCGACCGCTCCCGCAGACTTCCAACATGCGCGCTGCATACAGATGGGAATATCACGCACAACGTTGATTCAAACGCGCCCGTTACGCGGTTACATGACATGAACAGTTACTGCGGCATTCGCCTGGACAAAAGATCCATGTTCTATCCGGCTCCTGTTCTGGGAGCCCGTCTTGTGGACTACTTCCGGGTACTATTCGTCTACAAAGCTACAGTAGATTCCTAGCAGAAAAACGCTGTGTATATTTCACGTATCCTACCGCTTTGTGCACACTTCTCATCCTCTTGATCAGTTCACCACGTCCGTCCTTGCCGAGTGGAAGTGTGAATCCTTCGTGCCACTGCAGGCTGCTATCTTCGTCGCACTGCGTGCCGCCGTCTTCCTGACACCGTTCTAATTCTTCTCTGGAACAACTGGAGAGCTTCGGGGCTAGCGTCTGCCAAGCCCCCGTTTCCACCTCCGGACAAGCAGACTCCGTATCGAAAATGGGGGGTCTTTTGCCCTCATTTTCGTTATCACCACTCGATCGAACCTTCTTGATGACAGCTTCTGAAAAGAGTATCCCTTCAGAGTCATATCTGCTTCGTTTGGTACCCGCGGGCATATCGACGTTGCATCCACTGCAGCTGCCCCCGGGGTCCTGGGATTCATATAAGCGTCGTAGATCTGGGTCAGATGAGTCGTCCGTGGGAGCCCCGTAGTGATGGCTTGATTTCACGGCAAACGTAAGGTCACCAACCAGACATCCAgctgacggcgacgcgccaggTAGGTGTTGGTATTCACTTCCCGAGTTGTGACCGGCTGGCAGCTCACTGGAGCAGCTCAACCACGCGGGGTCTCCCGAAGCCTGGTCAGTTAttcttctctcctcagcCACCCCCTCGTACTGGCGAtggcctgcgcatgcgcccttCCCGCTGTAAGTGATGTGTCTGGCATGATCTGGCACGGTATCTGGAACCAGGATATGCGCATTCGTGTCTCCTGCGTAACCCGTGTACACGGGATGGCTCGCAAATGCCCCTGTTCCTAAGCAACGAGAAGGCGGAACCGTACAATGGACTTTTCTTGAAAGACGACCCATGTCCATGGGACGGGGCCCTGGCTGCCCACGAACCTGCACACCTGCGAATGGGTCGACGACTTCGCTCATGGCGCCCATCGGCCGGGATCCAACAAAGCTCGGGCACTGGAACGCCGACGGGAGTGACATTGTCCTCTCTGGATACTGTCGACAGCCTACAACCTCCCTCTGGTGCTCCACTCCTGTGACGCCACGCTCCACCGAAAGCTGTCTGGGAGCACCGAAGTGTGCAATACGATCCCACCGTCCGTCGGCCTTCCCCAGTACTCCTTGGTTCCTACTCCAAATCCCCACACCCTCGCGGACGACTTGACGGGTATGGGCGGCGCCACACACACCGACTGGGCAGACCGTATTAGCCGCCGGACGTCCAATGCAGACACTCACCGTCCCTGGCAAGGATTGGTTGACTCTCTCGTTAACCCTTACCACGTATGAGCCACGAAACGTACCATCACTGGGAGCCTCACAGCTTGCTCCCGTACTGCCTCGTACATAATCGGAATCAGTTTCAGACCATGATGGAGAAGAAACTACCCACGAGGGATCAGCTTTATCGGGTGGCAACGCGGTCATAGACGATGCCGTTGTGGACCGCGTCAGAGACGACGGGCTGATACACATTTCTGCCATCGCTGACTTCATTGTCCCAAAGCCGAGACTGGCTTCGTAAGATTCTTTATCGTGAGAAGCACCACGTGGTGTGCGATCTCTTCCGCAGTCGGTTGAAGTGTTTCCGTGCTCATATCCAATCACACAGCGAGTGACTTGAAGGTTTCTCGGCGAAGGTGTATGTCCCATACCACCGGCCCTATTCACGTGCTCTGCCGCGAGTCCACCTATTTCGTGTCTGGAACCTTGGTGGAATCCTGCTCCTGGGCGCTGCAGGCTGACCACGGGGGTAGCTCCCCCTGAATCATTTGTCTGCCAGGCATAGTCGCGGCAGCACTCTGCTCTGTGGCGTACCCCTTGCTCGCGGTGATGCAGACTGTTCTCCCGCATATTCTCCTGAGCTGCCTTGCGTACCTGTCCGAATGCCCATGGAGTCGTTAACTGCGTGTACGCGGCACCCGCCTGCGTGAATGTGGGACACTGGACTTGTGTCATGGGGCTCCAGTCATGCGGACTTGATCTCAAAGAGGAAGACTGGGTACTCGCTGTCGTCGAAGATCCCATTCTTTCTGCAACCACCGAGGTGCATGCCCCGCTTTTAGATGGTTCACCTGGTGCAGTCCCCAGCAACTCCCTGCATGGTTGTAGCTCACTGTCAGAGACATGGGCGCCCATGTGACGAATGAGACTGCTTGGTGCAATGCATTCTCCATCACCCTCCAGCCGGGGGCCTTTCGTCACGTCCGCGGCACCTTGCCTTCCCGCGTGCGCAACGATGGGGCTAATCTCACCCTCCTTCGCCTGGATTTCTTGCTCTGTTAACGCTGTCGCGTCTTTCCCACCCGGGACGTCTTCAGAGAGTTTGCGCCATGAGCAACCTTGCGCATGTTGTCCCTCTATCGTCGCTCCAACCTCGCCTGAGCCGGCGCTCCAATCCCACGGCGACAAAGGAGCTGACGAAGAACTCGCCTCAGTGGCCAGCAGCTCAAGAACgcccggcgcctgcagctgcgccccAAATAGTCCGAAACCAACATCGCCGTCGCGGCAACTACCGTATGAATGATTATGCCTTAGGTCCAGCCAACTGCCATCGCTGGCATCTGGAAGAGCAAGAGTGGTGAACGGACTTGTCTCCTGTAGCAGGAAGGATTCCGAGCTGCACCGCGATAATTGAAGTTTGCCTCGGTTCCCTGTCCCCGGTTCACACGAGACGGAAGCGCCAACGAGATCGCGTCCATCAACATCGTCAGTCCGAGATGCCGATAGCAGGGGAATGAAGCTGCAGGATGGTCCGGAAGGCGTGACAGCACCGTCGTCCAGATCTGAAAGCGCTGGAGACGGCGGTTCCGATCGAAATGGATAGTCACGATCCGCCAAAGGAAACGACCGGTCCGACCCCGCCGTGAATCCCTGTCCTTGCATCATGACTTCGACAACTGCTTGTTACGTGTGTTGCAATTTTCTGTCTCCCCCCTCCTCACGCCAACAACGAGCCACAGCCGATCAATACACTGCCATCAACAGGCTGCGGGGAGATCCTAGTTCGTCGAGCGAAACGTTAGGCAAGCCTGTCGAAAACCGCGAAGAGGCCAAACGCCTTTTTGAAACGTACGCTAACGCTTCAATCCGCCTCTCGCAACCACGCTGGCACACAAAAACGTGCTGACTCTAATGCGACTACGCTCACGCGTGACAGCCCCAGGACTATGTCCCACACAAATGCAAGTACGATAGATGGTGCAGAGAACTTCTCTCGAATGAGTTTGTAAGAACATACCACAGCAGGTCCCTGGCGGAAGAGCCGATGAAACGCTCAGAGGTGACCTTCCGGGCTGTTACTAAACTCTTCTTCTGATGTACCCTTTGAATATGCCACCAGTCTGCCGCATCAACAAACTAACCGTGGCCGGTAAGCGCATGATTGACTGAACGCGTCTCCCATGCGCAGACCGTTTCCAGGCGTGCCATAGATAATGAAGCCCAAGTAAATCACGCACCAGCCGCTACTTGTTACTACACTGTTACCAGTGCACTGCATTCCACCTAGGAGACGAGCTTCGCCCTGAGTGGGACCGACTCCGCTAATAGCACGCCACGCAGGCTCGTGAACAAACAGAGGTACCTGCTTGGAAGAATCCGCAACCCCTCCACCGAgctttctctctgtttctaGATAATAAAGGAATCCTGAGgaaacacgaaaaaaaagaccGGCTCACTGGCAGCGCTCAAGCTGCCAGCGTCAACGGCGTTGAAATATTTCCCCGCGAACTAACGGATGTGCCGGTCGGTCACTGTCAGGCGCTACGTACAACGCGAAGCACGCGCTCTTACTCTGGTTCACTTTCTCAAGAAAACTACTTGTTCTCACAGTGAACGTCGAGGGGAGGTGCCCACCAGGCGCAAAGCACTGGACACGGAAAACACTTCCTGAGAACAGCCGCGTCTCAGCGTGCCTCTCCGGCTCCG contains:
- a CDS encoding hypothetical protein (encoded by transcript BESB_008350); this translates as MMQGQGFTAGSDRSFPLADRDYPFRSEPPSPALSDLDDGAVTPSGPSCSFIPLLSASRTDDVDGRDLVGASVSCEPGTGNRGKLQLSRCSSESFLLQETSPFTTLALPDASDGSWLDLRHNHSYGSCRDGDVGFGLFGAQLQAPGVLELLATEASSSSAPLSPWDWSAGSGEVGATIEGQHAQGCSWRKLSEDVPGGKDATALTEQEIQAKEGEISPIVAHAGRQGAADVTKGPRLEGDGECIAPSSLIRHMGAHVSDSELQPCRELLGTAPGEPSKSGACTSVVAERMGSSTTASTQSSSLRSSPHDWSPMTQVQCPTFTQAGAAYTQLTTPWAFGQVRKAAQENMRENSLHHREQGVRHRAECCRDYAWQTNDSGGATPVVSLQRPGAGFHQGSRHEIGGLAAEHVNRAGGMGHTPSPRNLQVTRCVIGYEHGNTSTDCGRDRTPRGASHDKESYEASLGFGTMKSAMAEMCISPSSLTRSTTASSMTALPPDKADPSWVVSSPSWSETDSDYVRGSTGASCEAPSDGTFRGSYVVRVNERVNQSLPGTVSVCIGRPAANTVCPVGVCGAAHTRQVVREGVGIWSRNQGVLGKADGRWDRIAHFGAPRQLSVERGVTGVEHQREVVGCRQYPERTMSLPSAFQCPSFVGSRPMGAMSEVVDPFAGVQVRGQPGPRPMDMGRLSRKVHCTVPPSRCLGTGAFASHPVYTGYAGDTNAHILVPDTVPDHARHITYSGKGACAGHRQYEGVAEERRITDQASGDPAWLSCSSELPAGHNSGSEYQHLPGASPSAGCLVGDLTFAVKSSHHYGAPTDDSSDPDLRRLYESQDPGGSCSGCNVDMPAGTKRSRYDSEGILFSEAVIKKVRSSGDNENEGKRPPIFDTESACPEVETGAWQTLAPKLSSCSREELERCQEDGGTQCDEDSSLQWHEGFTLPLGKDGRGELIKRMRSVHKADREFCRFSLEGMGIDFKRLAHATVEELWKIAYRWGLFGYAVKLSKKYGKTATGPSRKKAVQALSAVPSLQPASSECKPSR